GGACGAACCTACGTGAGGTTCCTCCGTGCCCCGGCGAGGCCGTGCCGACACCGGCGACCCGCAGCGAGGACGCGACGCAGCCCGTCGACGTCGCGTCCGTCCAGACCCGCGCGACCGCCGGCGTGCGCGGCGGCACGGTGCTCGGAGGGGTCGGTCGGCGTCAGTCGCCGGAGGCGGTCCCGACGGCGCCGGTGGTCACGTCGTCCGTGGCCGCCGCCGCACCGCGCTCCTCACGGTCGGCGCGCAGGACCGTGATCGCGGCCTCGAAGTCCTCGAGCGAGTCGAATGCCTGGTACACGCTCGCGAAACGCAGGTAGGCGACCTCGTCGAGCTCGCGCAGCGGGCCGAGGATCGCGAGGCCGATCTCGTACGCGTCGATCTCGGCGGAGCCCGACGCGCGGAGCGTCTCCTCGACGCGCTGGGCGAGCAGCGCGAGATCGTCCTCGCTCACGGGTCGGCCCTGGCACGCCTTGCGGACGCCGTTGGCGATCTTCTCCCGGCTGAAGGGCTCGGTGACACCCGAGCGCTTCACGACGGAGAGGCTGGCGGTCTCGACGGTCGTGAACCGGCGGTTGCACTGCGGGCACTGGCGACGACGCCGGATGGACGAGCCGTCGTCCGACGTGCGCGAGTCGACGACCCGCGAGTCCGGGTGTCGGCAGAACGGGCAGTGCACCGCGGTGTCTCCTCGCTGTCACGGACAGCGAGGCCCCTGACCCCCGCTCGTCCTCGTCCGGGCGACGCTAGGACACCGTCCCACGGCGTCGCAAGGCGCGCCCACCTCACCACTCGTTCGACCGCGTGCGACGACGCACCGGGTCGCAGGCGCGACCCACGCACGGGGCGGCCGCCGATCGGCGACCGCCCCGTGGGGACGCCTCCGTCCCAGGTCACGGACCGACTCGCCTCGGTCCGGCGTGGTGCAGTGACGCGCGGCGATGCTGGCACCAGCCGTGGTCACACCTCGACGAGCCCCCCAGCCCGTTCGATGAGGTAAGCCTAACCTATCCGTGCACCCGGGTGTCGTCAACGTCCTGCGCGGCCGCCATCCCCGACCGGCCGCGCATGCTCAGCCGCGCGGAAGCAGGATCTCCTGGCCGGCCATCAGCCCCGCGCTCGGCAGGTCGTTGAGGCGGACGAGCTCGAGCACGACGTCCCGCACGTCCTCGCCCGGTGCCGCGACCTGCTCGGCGAGACCCCACATGGTCTCCCCCTCGAGGACGACGTGACGCGTCACCTCGACCGCGGAGCTGACGGGCCCGTCCGCGACCGCCCGGGCCGCGATCGCCGACACCCCGATCGACAGCAGGAGCCCGAGGGCGACCACGACGAACCGACCACGCGCCGTGAGCCGCAGCGGTGCGGGACGCGCGGACGTCGCGTGCGCGCCGGGCACGGAGCGCCCCGTACGGACATCGACGGGGGTCGGGCCGGCGACCGGCGTCGTCACGCCGTCCCGCGACACGGGCACGGGCAACGACCGCACGACCCGCAGGTTCGGACGCGCCGTTCCCGTCATGACCGGCGACAGCACCGCAGCGCTCATGTCGACCCTCCGCTCGCTCGTGTTCGAACGCCTGTTCGTCGAACGTCTGTACGATGTCTACCACCCGGCCCCGACACGCGTCCAGAGAAGATCGAACAGATGTTTGATCTCGCTGCTCGCACTGCCTAGGCTGGCGGCGCAGGACAAGCGCACCACCGACCACTGACATCGCCCCTGGCCAGGCCGGGAGCACCGGGCGGAGGCGGTGGCGCGCGACGGCTGCACCGAGCAGGCGGCGACCGGCCGACGACGTCAGGAGGGCTGCAGTGAGCACGAGCGGGGACACCACGACCGGCGCACAGGACCGGGTGGCGACCGTCCACGCGCTCCCCGAGGGCCCCGACGGCGCGGACGGGCTCACCGCCCGCCAGCGCCTGGTGCTCGACACCATCCGGGCGTCGGTCGAGTCGCGCGGCTACCCGCCCAGCATGCGCGAGATCGGCGAGGCGGTCGGCCTCACGAGCCCGTCCAGCGTCAAGCACCAGCTCAGCGCGCTCGAGCGCAAGGGCTACCTCCGCCGGGACCCCAACCGACCGCGCGCGATCGAGGTCGTGCACCCCGACGACTCCCGCGGCGTCGCGACGTGGACCGCGCCCGACGGCACCCGCGCACCCTTCGTCGCACCGGGCGGCGCGGGCGACGACGAGCGCGTCCCCAGCCCGTCGTACGTCCCCGTCGTCGGCCGCATCGCCGCCGGCGGACCCATCCTCGCCGAGCAGGTCGTGGAGGACGTCTTCCCGCTGCCGCGCCAGCTCGTCGGCGACGGCGAGCTCTTCCTCCTGCGTGTCGCCGGCGACTCGATGGTCGACGCCGCGATCTGCGACGGCGACTGGGTCGTCGTGCGCCGCCAGCCGGTCGCCGAGAACGGCGAGATCGTCGCGGCGATGATCGACGGTGAGGCCACCGTCAAGACCCTGCGTCGCGCCGACGGGCACGTCTGGCTCATGC
The sequence above is a segment of the Cellulomonas fimi genome. Coding sequences within it:
- the nrdR gene encoding transcriptional regulator NrdR, whose translation is MHCPFCRHPDSRVVDSRTSDDGSSIRRRRQCPQCNRRFTTVETASLSVVKRSGVTEPFSREKIANGVRKACQGRPVSEDDLALLAQRVEETLRASGSAEIDAYEIGLAILGPLRELDEVAYLRFASVYQAFDSLEDFEAAITVLRADREERGAAAATDDVTTGAVGTASGD
- the lexA gene encoding transcriptional repressor LexA encodes the protein MSTSGDTTTGAQDRVATVHALPEGPDGADGLTARQRLVLDTIRASVESRGYPPSMREIGEAVGLTSPSSVKHQLSALERKGYLRRDPNRPRAIEVVHPDDSRGVATWTAPDGTRAPFVAPGGAGDDERVPSPSYVPVVGRIAAGGPILAEQVVEDVFPLPRQLVGDGELFLLRVAGDSMVDAAICDGDWVVVRRQPVAENGEIVAAMIDGEATVKTLRRADGHVWLMPHNAAYAPIVGDEATILGRVVSVLRSL